Proteins from one Deinococcus sp. AB2017081 genomic window:
- a CDS encoding beta strand repeat-containing protein, which translates to MTSVRALWPALLAVFGLALGGQARADTPLSSTPTHRFQGRIDYVTTGATFRSRRNSTTTPSDACVVGTTATSQAVSGVPTGATIRKALLYWAASTTRTGDTDTALGTITNDTTVTFDTQTVNATTSYTDSAPVPNATSPTSYNSFFSNVADITPYIAGLANPNKTYSMTGLNIQTADVANARATRASSHCGSQTVLGGWGLYIIYETATETYKNLVIYEGFERSQNTSISRTMTGLRVPTTFEARTSILTWEGDETLNVNTSTNVAEALSFGAGQTASAINNIFNVGGVNSGARQGIFNSTISTGLSSGTTANATGRDDAYGVDFDTFDVTSKTSTGATSATINIVGSQDLFYLSSVPILVTSGVADLSVTKTVSNATPVIGSTVTYRVTLNNAGPDPVSSAVVPPENVVVTDQLPAGLTFVSATASAGSYDAATGQWSVPEPVVNTSATLDITATVTGTGTITNTTQITSSPQPDSDSTPGNGVTTEDDYAAVPLTVVQPLTVSKAFSPTTVAAGSIGALSITVTNPSAFAASAVAVTDDLAGTMGLSRPLPLRLTANSCGGTITTGSTPVTLTAGGAASESSDGVLRLAGGSIAAGGSCTVTVQVTVPDAGAATRTNTIPVANVTATISGQAVTGAATAAATLTTTTSSAGTAFTCDARFYQLRQDPVTLLSNLYRLDRRSLASGGTAVWASGFGPGLNALAFNRADGYFYAVNITPFTSGTPFRLYRLGASGAVEVVGANLGIPAGSTIAAGTIDAAGTLYLKKLTNDAVIYKYSIGSGTASTLTINGGTGVNILDLALNPVDGFLYGVVTPGGVYRINASSGATTLTGTPAAVAGDNSNLLGSAFFDVAGTLYAAQNGGTFGTVNLSTGAFTAQGAASSAAQTDGASCVFPDNRVDVVKSVGTVTAQSATTFDIPYTVTVKNTGTVSDPNIQLTENLAQTFSAGGPTLSIVAGPTVTAGAATVNSSFNGSGDPRLLSGTTALAAGASATVTFTVRVAYPDQASVPSSATILNNSVTATSTDTAPNAGYVGGLPPVDLLATDTSTSGTTPPGSANGDTPTPTPVVLPTVADLTLTKTDGVSGVPALGSTTYTITLTNAGPGSANGTVLTDPAAAGLTKTGVSCAAAGGAVCPTVTVAGLEGGVTIATLPAGGSVTLTVPATVTVTTGTVSNSVTAALPAGTVDVTPVGTVTDTDTVTPVTDVAVSKAVNRALAGPGQTLTYTIRVWNNGPNAATGVTITDPVPAALTGVTWTCAATGTATCSAASGSGSSVNLTAGLPVDTGAITTADTQYVTVTITGTLASTATGTVANTATAAHGSDATGGNNSATASTAVVDAVTDSSVGVPFNTAATISVLGNDTVGGAAATTSNSAVTVSANGGLAGLSVNGSGQLVLAASAGNVPGTYTVTYQLCSTTDTTACDTATVPVTITALSADLGITKTGPASVVAGQTVTYILTVTNAGPASANGAAFSDSVPTTLTGVTATCTAATGGASGCTVGVGAGNAVTGTVGTLPSGGSVQITVTGTVPAAATGSLSNSASVSVPTGVTDPATANNTSATVTTAITPLSDLAIDKSGPAAVGSGGSVIYTIRVWNNGPTAATGATVTDTLPAGLTVTGITCAVTGTATCGTQSFTASSVTITTGSLTLDTAPANGTPDGNYVTYTVTGTAPASGSLSTTASVAVPAGRSDQAGTNNTSAAAVTRIIDAVNDSAVNLSYGAGGTVGVLGNDTVGGVAATTSNSTVTVTANGGLTGLGVNAAGQLVVPTGASAGTYTVTYRVCDSAVATACDTATVAITVGAAQANVGITKTGPAYAQPGQDITYTLTVTNAGPDAATTVTVTDVLPAALTYVSSSPAAGTSGQTLTWTVPTLASGSTWTATVTVKAPTTAILEGTPAARSITNTASVSSATADPVSANNSASAVTAMVYGTLGKTVRNVTTGSAFTTSGGGLPGEVLEYCIAYANYGGVGLPNFTITDHVPGTTTALATAYDADEPGPATGFGVKLLRGGVTSYLSSATDADVGALSTSGGGFGRGTMSAALGTLAVGESGSACFQVSIR; encoded by the coding sequence ATGACCTCCGTACGTGCGCTGTGGCCGGCGCTGCTGGCGGTGTTCGGCCTGGCCCTGGGCGGACAGGCGCGGGCCGACACGCCGCTGTCCAGTACGCCCACGCACCGCTTCCAGGGCCGCATCGACTACGTGACGACCGGAGCGACCTTCCGGAGCAGGCGCAATTCGACGACGACGCCATCTGACGCGTGTGTGGTGGGTACCACGGCCACGTCACAGGCGGTCAGCGGCGTGCCGACCGGAGCCACGATCCGCAAGGCGCTGCTGTACTGGGCGGCGTCGACCACCCGGACGGGTGACACCGACACGGCGCTCGGTACGATCACGAACGACACGACCGTCACCTTCGATACCCAGACGGTGAACGCCACAACGTCCTACACCGACAGTGCGCCCGTGCCGAACGCGACATCCCCGACCTCCTACAACAGTTTCTTCAGCAATGTCGCGGACATCACCCCGTATATCGCTGGGCTCGCCAACCCCAACAAGACCTACAGCATGACCGGCCTGAACATTCAGACGGCCGACGTGGCGAACGCCAGAGCGACGCGGGCCTCGTCGCACTGCGGCTCGCAGACGGTGCTGGGCGGCTGGGGGCTGTACATCATCTACGAGACCGCCACCGAGACCTACAAGAACCTGGTCATCTACGAGGGTTTCGAGCGTAGCCAGAACACCAGTATCAGCCGTACCATGACCGGTCTGCGCGTGCCGACCACATTCGAGGCCCGCACGTCCATCCTGACGTGGGAAGGCGACGAGACCCTGAACGTCAACACGTCCACCAACGTCGCCGAGGCTCTGAGCTTCGGGGCCGGCCAGACTGCGTCGGCGATCAATAACATCTTCAACGTGGGTGGCGTCAACAGTGGGGCGCGGCAGGGCATCTTCAACAGCACCATCAGCACCGGCCTGAGCAGCGGCACGACCGCCAACGCGACCGGTCGTGACGACGCCTACGGCGTGGACTTCGACACCTTCGACGTGACCAGCAAGACCAGCACCGGGGCCACCAGCGCGACCATCAACATCGTCGGCAGCCAGGACCTGTTCTATCTGAGCAGCGTGCCGATCCTGGTCACCAGCGGGGTGGCCGACCTGTCCGTGACCAAGACGGTCAGCAATGCCACGCCCGTGATCGGCAGCACCGTCACGTACCGCGTGACCCTGAACAACGCCGGGCCGGATCCGGTGTCCAGCGCCGTGGTGCCACCGGAGAACGTGGTGGTCACGGATCAGTTGCCCGCCGGGCTGACGTTCGTGTCGGCCACGGCCAGCGCCGGCAGCTACGACGCCGCCACCGGCCAGTGGTCGGTGCCGGAACCGGTGGTCAACACGTCGGCCACCCTGGACATCACCGCGACCGTCACCGGCACCGGCACGATCACGAACACGACCCAGATCACCTCCAGTCCCCAGCCCGACAGCGACTCCACGCCGGGCAACGGCGTGACCACCGAGGACGACTACGCGGCGGTCCCCCTGACGGTCGTACAGCCGCTCACGGTCAGCAAGGCCTTCTCGCCGACGACCGTCGCCGCTGGCAGCATCGGCGCCCTGAGCATCACGGTCACGAATCCCAGTGCCTTCGCGGCCAGCGCCGTGGCCGTCACCGACGATCTCGCGGGCACCATGGGGCTGTCGCGGCCGCTGCCGCTGCGCCTGACCGCCAACTCCTGTGGCGGCACCATCACGACCGGCAGCACACCGGTCACGCTCACGGCGGGCGGCGCGGCGAGCGAGAGCAGTGACGGCGTCCTGCGGCTCGCCGGCGGGAGCATCGCGGCCGGAGGGTCGTGCACCGTGACCGTGCAGGTCACCGTACCGGATGCCGGTGCGGCCACGCGCACGAACACCATTCCCGTGGCGAACGTCACCGCGACCATCAGCGGGCAGGCGGTCACGGGCGCCGCGACCGCCGCCGCGACCCTGACCACCACGACCAGCAGCGCGGGCACGGCCTTCACCTGCGATGCCCGCTTCTATCAGCTGCGGCAGGATCCCGTCACGCTGCTCTCGAACCTGTACCGCCTCGACCGCCGCAGCCTCGCGTCCGGCGGCACGGCCGTGTGGGCCAGCGGTTTCGGCCCCGGTCTGAACGCCCTGGCCTTCAACAGGGCCGACGGCTATTTCTACGCGGTGAACATCACGCCCTTCACCAGCGGCACTCCCTTCCGCCTGTACCGGCTGGGGGCCAGCGGCGCGGTCGAGGTCGTGGGGGCGAATCTCGGCATTCCCGCCGGATCGACCATTGCGGCCGGCACCATCGACGCGGCGGGCACGCTGTACCTCAAGAAGCTCACGAACGACGCCGTGATCTACAAGTATTCGATCGGTTCGGGCACCGCCAGCACGCTGACCATCAACGGCGGTACGGGCGTGAACATCCTCGATCTGGCCCTGAATCCGGTCGACGGATTCCTGTACGGCGTCGTCACGCCCGGCGGCGTGTACCGCATCAACGCCAGCAGTGGAGCGACCACCCTGACCGGCACACCCGCCGCCGTCGCCGGCGACAACTCGAACCTGCTGGGCAGCGCGTTCTTCGACGTGGCCGGCACGCTGTACGCTGCGCAGAACGGCGGTACGTTCGGCACCGTGAACCTGAGCACCGGGGCCTTCACGGCCCAGGGCGCGGCCAGCAGCGCCGCACAGACCGACGGGGCCTCGTGCGTGTTTCCCGACAACCGCGTGGACGTCGTGAAGTCGGTGGGCACCGTCACCGCGCAGAGCGCGACCACCTTCGACATCCCGTACACCGTGACCGTGAAGAACACGGGAACAGTCAGCGATCCCAACATCCAGCTCACGGAGAACCTCGCTCAGACCTTCAGCGCCGGCGGCCCGACCCTGAGCATCGTGGCTGGCCCCACCGTCACGGCGGGAGCGGCCACCGTGAACAGCAGTTTCAACGGCAGCGGCGACCCCCGGCTGCTGTCTGGTACCACCGCCCTGGCCGCCGGCGCGAGCGCCACCGTGACCTTTACCGTGCGGGTCGCCTACCCGGATCAGGCCAGCGTGCCGTCCAGCGCCACCATCCTGAACAACAGCGTGACCGCGACCAGCACCGACACCGCGCCCAACGCCGGCTACGTCGGCGGCCTGCCGCCGGTGGACCTGCTCGCCACGGATACCTCGACCAGCGGAACCACTCCGCCCGGCAGCGCGAACGGGGACACGCCCACGCCCACGCCCGTGGTTCTGCCCACCGTGGCCGACCTGACCCTGACCAAGACCGACGGTGTGAGCGGCGTCCCGGCGCTGGGAAGCACCACCTACACCATCACGCTGACGAACGCCGGCCCCGGCAGCGCGAACGGCACGGTGCTGACCGATCCGGCGGCAGCCGGCCTGACCAAGACCGGCGTGAGCTGCGCGGCGGCCGGCGGTGCCGTGTGCCCCACGGTCACGGTCGCTGGACTGGAGGGTGGCGTGACCATCGCCACGCTGCCGGCGGGCGGCTCGGTCACGCTGACCGTGCCCGCCACCGTGACCGTCACCACCGGCACCGTCAGCAACAGCGTGACGGCCGCGCTGCCCGCCGGCACGGTCGATGTCACGCCGGTCGGCACGGTGACCGACACCGACACCGTGACCCCCGTGACCGACGTGGCGGTCAGCAAGGCAGTGAACCGTGCCCTGGCTGGCCCCGGCCAGACGCTCACGTACACGATCCGGGTGTGGAACAACGGCCCCAATGCCGCGACCGGCGTGACCATCACCGACCCCGTGCCCGCCGCCCTGACCGGCGTCACGTGGACGTGCGCGGCCACCGGCACGGCCACGTGCTCGGCCGCCAGCGGCAGCGGGAGCAGCGTCAACCTGACGGCAGGCCTGCCGGTTGATACGGGCGCGATCACCACTGCCGACACGCAGTACGTGACCGTGACCATTACCGGCACGCTGGCGAGCACCGCGACCGGTACCGTGGCCAACACCGCGACCGCTGCGCACGGCAGCGACGCCACCGGCGGCAACAACAGCGCCACCGCCAGCACCGCCGTCGTGGACGCCGTGACCGACAGCAGTGTCGGCGTGCCCTTCAACACGGCCGCGACCATCAGCGTGCTCGGCAACGACACGGTCGGGGGCGCGGCGGCGACCACCTCGAACAGCGCCGTGACCGTCAGCGCGAACGGCGGCCTGGCGGGGCTCAGCGTGAACGGCAGTGGGCAGCTCGTCCTGGCGGCATCGGCCGGCAATGTGCCCGGCACGTACACCGTCACGTACCAGCTGTGCTCGACGACCGACACCACCGCGTGCGACACCGCGACCGTGCCCGTGACCATCACGGCCCTGTCGGCCGATCTGGGCATCACGAAGACCGGCCCGGCCAGCGTGGTCGCCGGGCAGACCGTCACGTACATCCTGACCGTGACGAACGCCGGCCCGGCCAGCGCGAACGGGGCAGCGTTCAGCGACAGCGTGCCCACCACTCTGACCGGTGTGACGGCCACCTGCACGGCCGCGACCGGTGGGGCCAGCGGCTGCACAGTCGGCGTCGGCGCAGGCAACGCTGTGACCGGCACGGTTGGCACCCTGCCCAGCGGCGGCAGCGTGCAGATCACCGTGACCGGCACGGTTCCTGCGGCGGCCACCGGCAGCCTGAGCAACAGCGCCTCCGTCAGTGTGCCCACGGGCGTGACGGATCCGGCGACGGCGAACAACACCAGCGCGACCGTCACCACGGCGATCACGCCGCTGTCCGACCTGGCCATCGACAAGAGCGGCCCGGCCGCCGTCGGCTCGGGCGGCAGCGTGATCTACACCATCCGGGTGTGGAACAACGGCCCCACGGCCGCGACCGGGGCCACGGTCACCGACACCCTGCCCGCCGGCCTGACCGTCACCGGGATCACCTGCGCCGTGACCGGCACGGCCACCTGCGGTACCCAGAGCTTCACGGCCAGCAGCGTGACCATCACCACGGGCAGCCTGACCCTGGACACCGCGCCCGCGAACGGCACGCCAGACGGCAACTACGTCACGTATACCGTCACCGGCACCGCGCCGGCCAGCGGCAGCCTGAGCACCACCGCCAGCGTGGCGGTGCCCGCCGGCCGGTCCGACCAGGCCGGCACGAACAACACCAGTGCCGCTGCCGTGACCCGGATCATCGACGCTGTGAACGACAGCGCCGTGAACCTGTCCTACGGTGCGGGCGGTACGGTCGGTGTGCTCGGCAACGACACGGTGGGCGGCGTGGCGGCCACCACCTCCAACAGCACCGTGACCGTCACCGCGAACGGCGGGCTGACCGGCCTGGGCGTGAACGCGGCGGGCCAGCTCGTCGTGCCCACAGGCGCCAGCGCCGGCACCTACACCGTCACGTACCGCGTCTGCGACAGCGCGGTCGCCACGGCGTGCGACACGGCCACGGTCGCCATCACGGTGGGTGCGGCGCAGGCGAACGTGGGGATCACGAAGACCGGCCCCGCGTACGCCCAGCCCGGCCAGGACATCACCTACACCCTGACCGTCACGAACGCCGGCCCGGACGCGGCCACCACGGTCACCGTGACCGACGTGCTGCCCGCTGCCCTGACGTACGTCAGCTCCAGCCCGGCGGCCGGCACCAGCGGCCAGACGCTCACCTGGACGGTGCCCACCCTCGCCAGCGGGAGCACCTGGACGGCCACGGTCACGGTGAAGGCGCCCACCACCGCCATCCTGGAGGGCACTCCGGCGGCCCGCAGCATCACGAACACGGCCAGTGTCAGCAGCGCCACCGCCGACCCGGTGAGTGCCAACAACAGCGCCAGCGCCGTCACGGCCATGGTCTACGGCACGCTCGGCAAGACGGTTCGCAACGTCACCACCGGTTCCGCCTTCACGACCTCTGGCGGCGGCCTGCCCGGTGAGGTGCTCGAATACTGCATCGCCTACGCCAACTACGGCGGCGTGGGTCTGCCGAACTTCACGATCACGGATCACGTGCCCGGCACCACCACGGCCCTGGCCACCGCCTACGACGCCGACGAGCCCGGCCCGGCCACCGGCTTCGGCGTGAAGTTGCTGCGCGGAGGCGTCACGTCGTACCTGAGCAGCGCCACCGACGCCGATGTCGGCGCCCTGAGCACCAGCGGCGGCGGTTTCGGTCGCGGCACGATGAGCGCGGCGCTGGGCACCCTGGCGGTGGGGGAGAGTGGCAGCGCGTGCTTCCAGGTGTCGATCCGCTGA
- a CDS encoding DMT family transporter, with protein sequence MTPSSPTSGSEHLRGVLLLVLVTAIWGSTFAVVKTLGETLSAPALITWRFLIASLALAPLVWVQAPRAARPGAPVPAASLWRDGLLLGTWLIASYGTQTIALQTTSANRAAFFTALSVVMVPLWLAAAQRRRIPLPVWLALPLAVAGLALLSWEGGALVIGDAWALACAVTYAGFIVTLERVAHRHAALPFTMAQLLAVTGLAALWLLFSGEPAVPPAGSWWPLLYLGVAATAVTTLLQTVGQRRVSAAEASVIYALEPVTATLFSFLLIGERVGVRGALGGALVVLATVLSQRGGPGTPHAETPAVQPGRAADQPTGRAPDPGSAES encoded by the coding sequence ATGACTCCGTCTTCCCCCACCTCCGGCTCCGAACACCTGCGCGGCGTGCTGCTGCTGGTGCTGGTCACGGCCATCTGGGGCAGCACCTTCGCGGTGGTCAAGACCCTGGGCGAGACGCTCAGTGCTCCGGCCCTGATCACGTGGCGCTTCCTGATCGCGTCGCTGGCGCTGGCCCCGCTCGTGTGGGTGCAGGCGCCCCGCGCCGCCCGCCCTGGAGCGCCGGTGCCCGCCGCGTCCCTGTGGCGCGACGGCCTGCTGCTGGGAACATGGCTGATCGCCAGCTACGGCACACAGACCATCGCCCTGCAGACGACCAGCGCGAACCGCGCCGCCTTCTTCACGGCCCTGAGTGTCGTGATGGTGCCGCTGTGGCTCGCGGCTGCCCAGCGCCGCCGCATCCCGCTGCCCGTGTGGCTGGCGCTGCCGCTGGCGGTGGCGGGCCTCGCGCTGCTGTCGTGGGAGGGCGGTGCGCTGGTGATCGGCGATGCGTGGGCGCTGGCATGCGCGGTCACCTACGCCGGCTTCATCGTGACCCTGGAGCGCGTGGCGCACCGGCACGCGGCGCTGCCCTTCACCATGGCGCAGCTGCTGGCGGTGACCGGGCTGGCAGCGCTGTGGCTGCTGTTCAGCGGTGAGCCGGCCGTGCCGCCGGCGGGCAGCTGGTGGCCGCTGCTGTACCTGGGCGTGGCGGCCACGGCCGTGACCACCCTGCTCCAGACGGTGGGGCAGCGGCGCGTCAGTGCGGCCGAGGCCAGCGTGATCTACGCGCTGGAGCCGGTGACGGCCACGCTGTTCAGCTTCCTGCTGATCGGTGAGCGGGTCGGGGTGCGTGGCGCGCTGGGCGGGGCGCTGGTCGTGCTGGCCACGGTGCTCAGCCAGCGGGGCGGCCCGGGGACGCCGCATGCCGAGACGCCGGCCGTCCAGCCGGGCCGGGCGGCAGACCAGCCTACAGGCCGCGCGCCTGATCCGGGATCAGCAGAGTCCTGA
- a CDS encoding response regulator transcription factor, with translation MIRVLLVDDHALFRQGLRSLLESEGMRVIGEAANGREALRYAADTHPDVILMDIQMPELDGVKATQSILEIDPQARVIMITMYRQDRYVFEAVKAGARGYILKDADAATLLDAIKRVAAGEALLDADMAQNVLDDFRDKREELPSEKHADLNERETMILKLLAQGFSNQDIALRLDISEKTVRNRLSEIFTKLQLNNRTQAALYAIREGIANLE, from the coding sequence ATGATCCGTGTGCTGCTCGTGGACGACCATGCCCTCTTCCGTCAGGGCCTGCGCAGCCTGCTGGAGTCCGAGGGCATGCGTGTGATCGGTGAGGCCGCCAACGGCCGCGAGGCCCTGCGCTACGCGGCCGACACGCACCCCGACGTGATCCTGATGGACATCCAGATGCCGGAACTCGACGGCGTGAAGGCCACCCAGAGCATCTTGGAGATCGATCCGCAGGCCCGCGTCATCATGATCACCATGTACCGGCAGGATCGCTACGTGTTCGAGGCGGTCAAGGCCGGAGCCCGCGGCTACATCCTCAAGGACGCCGATGCCGCCACGCTGCTCGACGCGATCAAGCGGGTCGCGGCGGGCGAGGCGCTGCTCGACGCCGACATGGCCCAGAACGTGCTGGACGACTTCCGCGACAAGCGCGAGGAACTTCCCAGCGAGAAGCACGCCGACCTCAACGAGCGCGAGACCATGATCCTGAAACTGCTCGCCCAGGGCTTCTCGAACCAGGACATCGCGTTGCGGCTCGACATCAGCGAGAAGACGGTCAGGAACCGCCTGTCGGAGATCTTCACCAAGCTCCAGCTGAACAACCGCACCCAGGCGGCGCTGTACGCGATCCGTGAGGGCATCGCCAACCTTGAGTAG
- a CDS encoding serine hydrolase → MPGPEADFLADLRGHGYGGEVGLSVRALDGTALIALNAERVFPAASTIKVPLLVLALERAQSGHLDLDGRVVMQDADRVPGAGVLHELSGGLALTWRDVLTLMIVVSDNTATNLVIGALGVDRVNAWLDAGGYGHTRLVGKLQLPPEQRNAAQRRGERNRTTAHEQTRILTRLARGELLDAEYTATALEILSRQQYRDLIGRRVPRRPDGTLLYRLCSKSGELAGVHHDVGVLYTPRPLVVALLSEGGTDPREHPDNRDVTLLADRLWPLLAALGKTASAASGGDI, encoded by the coding sequence GTGCCGGGACCGGAGGCCGACTTCCTGGCAGACCTGCGGGGCCACGGCTATGGGGGAGAGGTCGGCCTGAGCGTGCGGGCACTGGACGGCACGGCACTGATCGCGCTCAACGCGGAGCGGGTCTTCCCGGCGGCCAGCACGATCAAGGTGCCGCTGCTCGTGCTGGCGCTGGAGCGGGCGCAGTCCGGGCACCTCGATCTGGATGGCCGGGTGGTCATGCAGGACGCCGACCGCGTGCCCGGTGCCGGGGTGCTGCACGAACTGTCCGGCGGGCTGGCCCTGACGTGGCGCGACGTGCTGACCCTGATGATCGTCGTGAGCGACAACACGGCCACCAACCTCGTGATCGGAGCGCTGGGCGTGGATCGCGTGAATGCGTGGCTGGACGCCGGGGGCTACGGACACACGCGGCTGGTCGGTAAACTCCAGCTGCCGCCCGAGCAGCGCAACGCGGCCCAGCGGCGGGGCGAACGCAACCGAACCACGGCCCACGAGCAGACCCGGATACTCACCCGGCTGGCACGGGGAGAGCTGCTGGACGCCGAGTACACGGCCACTGCGCTGGAGATCCTCTCGCGCCAGCAGTACCGCGACCTCATCGGGCGCAGGGTGCCCCGGCGGCCGGACGGCACGCTCCTGTACCGGCTGTGCTCCAAGAGCGGTGAACTTGCGGGTGTCCATCATGATGTCGGCGTGCTCTATACGCCCCGCCCCCTGGTGGTGGCCCTGCTCTCCGAGGGGGGCACGGATCCGCGTGAGCACCCAGACAACCGGGATGTGACGCTGCTGGCAGACCGGCTGTGGCCGCTGCTGGCCGCCCTGGGCAAGACCGCTTCGGCCGCCTCTGGAGGGGACATTTAA
- a CDS encoding c-type cytochrome, protein MERNDAVMPWVAIVSAAIMWILLLFLFNKETAPEPVVVDQAVVANISKEWPTVGQQVYTANCSGCHGAQGQGVVGPKLAGDEKILKDPVYVHTIITKGKGGMPAQTQLKDNEVYAVANYVLNSWGNKIEEPLTPAQVAEGQSKVDPAVLKNRSRFVPEDIKLPEIFLVTFILVLLTYGLIGLYSVWAEGMELHPGIHKVRSTPLAVLGMLTTLGLTVLFSVLFVRQMVTDYAGWAAREPVMPNVTAEGFYAAMIVLTLALAIGLYKKYFMDGEVLVEDASGEFPW, encoded by the coding sequence GTGGAAAGAAACGACGCTGTCATGCCATGGGTCGCCATCGTGAGCGCGGCCATCATGTGGATCCTCCTGCTGTTCCTGTTCAACAAGGAGACGGCTCCTGAACCCGTGGTGGTCGATCAGGCCGTGGTTGCCAACATCAGCAAGGAGTGGCCGACGGTCGGGCAGCAGGTGTACACCGCCAACTGCTCCGGGTGCCACGGCGCACAGGGTCAGGGTGTGGTCGGGCCGAAGCTCGCCGGTGACGAGAAGATCCTGAAAGATCCGGTCTACGTCCACACCATCATCACCAAGGGCAAGGGCGGCATGCCGGCCCAGACGCAGCTCAAGGATAACGAGGTCTACGCGGTCGCCAACTATGTCCTGAACTCGTGGGGCAACAAGATCGAGGAACCCCTGACCCCGGCTCAGGTCGCCGAGGGGCAGAGCAAGGTCGATCCGGCCGTCCTGAAGAACCGCAGCCGCTTCGTGCCCGAGGACATCAAGCTTCCCGAGATCTTCCTGGTCACGTTCATCCTGGTGCTGCTCACCTACGGCCTGATCGGGCTGTACTCGGTGTGGGCCGAGGGCATGGAACTGCACCCCGGCATCCACAAGGTGCGCTCGACGCCGCTGGCCGTGCTGGGCATGCTGACCACCCTGGGTCTGACCGTGCTGTTCAGCGTGCTGTTCGTCCGGCAGATGGTCACCGACTACGCCGGCTGGGCCGCGCGTGAACCGGTCATGCCCAACGTCACCGCCGAGGGCTTCTACGCCGCGATGATCGTCCTGACGCTGGCCCTGGCGATCGGCCTGTACAAGAAGTACTTCATGGACGGCGAGGTGCTCGTCGAGGACGCCAGCGGCGAGTTCCCGTGGTGA
- a CDS encoding Rieske 2Fe-2S domain-containing protein translates to MTRYKRQDPELTRRKFINVAMGGAAAVGTVSLVSALGSAKPVFRLTPELAPPMSGDVIVHADPSRYGEPVKVSDLSADKLVRAWPMGKTSDGGTVIRDKDPTSVLALYRFPKGQLVEPTKLDATIDGEIVAYGDRCTHAGCNVGDNAQQPGLMNCPCHSGQYDPKQGCKVIGGPPPHPLPQLPIKLQGNQIVATGFFLSVPYGFNKEEDWEQYTEQVKEALG, encoded by the coding sequence ATGACCCGTTACAAGAGACAGGATCCCGAACTCACCCGCCGCAAGTTCATCAATGTCGCCATGGGGGGCGCGGCCGCCGTCGGCACCGTCAGCCTGGTCAGTGCCCTGGGCAGCGCGAAGCCCGTCTTCCGTCTGACCCCGGAACTGGCCCCGCCCATGAGCGGCGACGTGATCGTCCATGCCGATCCCAGCCGCTACGGCGAACCCGTCAAGGTGTCGGATCTCAGCGCCGACAAACTGGTGCGCGCGTGGCCGATGGGCAAGACCAGCGACGGTGGCACGGTGATCCGCGACAAGGATCCCACCAGCGTGCTCGCGCTGTACCGCTTTCCCAAGGGTCAGCTCGTCGAGCCGACCAAGCTGGACGCCACCATCGACGGCGAGATCGTCGCCTACGGTGACCGCTGTACCCACGCCGGCTGTAACGTTGGTGACAACGCGCAGCAGCCCGGTCTGATGAACTGCCCGTGCCACTCCGGCCAGTACGATCCCAAGCAGGGCTGCAAGGTGATCGGCGGGCCGCCACCGCACCCGCTGCCCCAGCTGCCCATCAAGCTCCAGGGGAATCAGATCGTTGCGACCGGCTTCTTTCTCAGTGTTCCCTACGGCTTCAACAAGGAAGAGGACTGGGAACAGTACACCGAACAGGTCAAGGAGGCTCTCGGATGA